One part of the Tolypothrix sp. NIES-4075 genome encodes these proteins:
- a CDS encoding helix-turn-helix domain-containing protein, which produces MSRPFNIEIAESEEELKKRLQTANLGSQKEQLQMLWWLKSGQVEEQQELGKRLGRDTSTVTRWLQKYRLGGLSRLLEIKKAPGANRKINDVAIAALKIELETGIGFSSYGAIVEWLKKEHGLDIEYGTVYALVRYRCLCKTKSTTS; this is translated from the coding sequence ATGAGTCGTCCGTTTAATATTGAAATCGCAGAGAGCGAAGAGGAACTAAAAAAACGTTTACAAACAGCCAACTTGGGAAGCCAGAAAGAACAGTTACAGATGTTGTGGTGGCTCAAAAGTGGGCAGGTCGAGGAGCAGCAGGAACTAGGAAAACGCTTGGGTAGAGATACTTCAACGGTGACAAGATGGTTACAGAAATATCGATTGGGTGGGCTTTCTAGGTTATTAGAAATTAAGAAAGCACCTGGTGCCAACCGAAAAATAAATGATGTTGCGATCGCCGCACTCAAAATCGAGTTGGAAACTGGAATTGGGTTTAGTAGTTATGGTGCGATAGTAGAGTGGTTAAAAAAAGAACATGGACTTGATATTGAGTATGGAACGGTTTATGCATTAGTTCGATATCGATGCTTGTGCAAAACTAAAAGTACCACGTCCTAA
- a CDS encoding IS630 family transposase, with protein sequence MAEEKCVHYLCQDETRVGLKTLTGKVITAAGVKPTVSVKWQRDNFWIYGAIAPLTGQHFQHEYPKLNGEYFQQFLDWLSQQLGDDYAILQIDQAPAHISSAIRWPENIIPLLQPPHSPELNPIERLWQFIKKSLKNELFSSLQNLRDRIQEIFDRLTSEQVISVSSYNFILEALFYAASY encoded by the coding sequence TTGGCAGAAGAAAAGTGCGTCCACTACCTATGTCAGGATGAAACTAGGGTTGGGCTTAAAACCTTAACAGGGAAAGTAATTACGGCTGCTGGAGTTAAGCCCACTGTATCTGTTAAATGGCAACGAGATAATTTTTGGATTTATGGTGCGATCGCTCCCTTAACGGGACAACATTTTCAACATGAATATCCCAAACTCAATGGTGAGTATTTTCAACAGTTTTTAGACTGGTTATCTCAGCAATTAGGTGACGACTATGCAATTTTACAGATTGATCAAGCTCCCGCTCATATAAGTTCCGCGATTCGCTGGCCAGAAAATATTATACCTTTGCTTCAACCACCGCATTCTCCGGAACTTAACCCGATTGAAAGGCTTTGGCAGTTCATTAAAAAATCACTGAAAAATGAACTTTTTTCTTCTCTACAAAATTTACGCGATCGCATACAAGAGATATTTGATCGACTTACATCTGAGCAGGTAATTTCTGTCTCCTCTTATAACTTTATTTTAGAAGCTCTTTTCTATGCAGCTTCATATTAA
- a CDS encoding HesA/MoeB/ThiF family protein, producing the protein MNKSPAISLHIPPKMWSEFQKSMLKSRMFNEEVIGFLFCQRHQVSKYKIRYIPKTWVVPASDCYEHQSASGLVLKQHFHSYLLENHLQPGLDVVHIHTHAGRGIPDFSYVDDRYESEYARFISSSFAKKPRLISGVFDEDLQSGQFRMWDRKGREFENVQFCNSLFEISQNKHVMNNLDLSCDFMFARQKIFGETNQKVLNQLKVALIGCGGIGSIFAELLGRLGVKNWVLIDPDKLETVNLNRMPGATQEMVEQKWEKVHYVKHLIKKVYSEGSCVKTIPTAVESELAKQEIATCDLIVVATDNHLSRKTAQELALQYMRPLVCLGTHIEVKPDNTPRMYCRITVPPLGGGWCLMCGNIINLQRAALESAPLEINQMAVGAGYLEGVNDPAVFWLNGICASTGVGVIHGMVSGFLNVDSGIDWIYEFPGSDWRKTNTEYLQTDDCYFCGMGSLEDVVENSDFENPDFDNSDSIW; encoded by the coding sequence ATGAATAAATCTCCGGCAATTTCTCTGCATATCCCACCAAAAATGTGGTCTGAGTTTCAAAAATCTATGCTCAAGTCTCGGATGTTTAATGAAGAAGTAATTGGTTTTTTATTTTGTCAGCGTCATCAAGTTTCAAAGTACAAAATCCGGTATATTCCTAAAACTTGGGTTGTTCCGGCTTCTGATTGCTACGAACATCAATCTGCCAGTGGATTGGTATTAAAACAGCATTTTCATTCCTACTTGTTAGAAAATCATCTTCAGCCAGGTTTGGATGTAGTTCACATTCATACTCACGCAGGTCGAGGTATACCTGATTTTTCCTATGTCGATGACCGTTATGAGTCGGAATATGCGCGGTTTATCTCATCTAGTTTTGCCAAAAAACCTCGTTTGATTTCGGGTGTGTTTGACGAGGATTTACAATCTGGTCAATTTCGGATGTGGGATAGAAAAGGACGGGAGTTTGAGAACGTTCAATTTTGTAATTCACTGTTTGAAATCTCCCAAAATAAACATGTGATGAATAATCTTGACTTGAGCTGTGATTTTATGTTTGCTCGGCAAAAAATTTTTGGGGAAACCAATCAAAAGGTACTCAATCAGCTAAAAGTAGCATTAATTGGTTGTGGTGGTATTGGTTCAATTTTTGCAGAATTATTGGGACGTTTGGGTGTGAAGAATTGGGTATTAATTGATCCTGATAAATTGGAGACAGTTAACCTGAATCGGATGCCCGGTGCTACACAAGAAATGGTGGAACAAAAATGGGAGAAAGTGCATTATGTCAAGCATCTTATCAAAAAAGTTTACAGTGAGGGTTCCTGTGTTAAAACAATACCAACCGCAGTTGAAAGTGAATTAGCCAAGCAAGAAATAGCAACTTGCGATTTAATTGTGGTGGCGACTGATAATCATCTTTCTCGAAAAACTGCTCAAGAATTAGCGTTGCAATACATGCGTCCTTTGGTGTGTTTGGGGACTCATATAGAGGTAAAACCAGACAATACACCGCGAATGTATTGCAGAATTACCGTTCCTCCTCTGGGGGGTGGTTGGTGTTTGATGTGCGGTAATATTATCAATTTGCAACGTGCAGCTTTAGAGTCTGCACCGTTGGAGATTAATCAAATGGCTGTGGGTGCGGGTTATTTAGAAGGTGTGAATGACCCGGCGGTATTTTGGTTGAATGGTATTTGTGCAAGTACGGGTGTTGGTGTGATTCACGGGATGGTGAGCGGTTTTTTGAATGTAGATTCCGGGATTGATTGGATTTATGAGTTTCCGGGTAGTGATTGGCGTAAAACTAATACTGAGTATTTGCAGACTGATGATTGTTACTTTTGTGGGATGGGGAGTTTAGAGGATGTTGTTGAAAATTCGGATTTTGAGAATCCAGATTTTGATAATTCAGATTCAATCTGGTGA